Within Montipora foliosa isolate CH-2021 chromosome 3, ASM3666993v2, whole genome shotgun sequence, the genomic segment TGCATTAAACCTTTCCATACTTTGCGTGGAAAATGAATGCGTTTCGATGTAGCAATGTTTAACAAGTTTTACAGACGGCCCGCATAAAACTCCATAAATCGGTAGATGGTCACTGAAGGAAGTTGATAGAACACGAGTACGTTCAAACGAGTTGGGCATTGATGTAATCAGCACATCAATAAGTGAAGAAGATGTACTCGTTACTCTGGTAGGTTCTGCAATCATTTGAGTTAGTTCATTTGCCATTAAAAATTCGTACATTCTTTCTGTCTGTTTCAGTTCACTCTTTAAGCAGTcacaattcaaatctcccaagATAATCACCTCGAAATTTTCCCTTGTGGCTTTATGGAAAATATCTTCCAGATAACCAAAGATCCAGAGGGACTCATCCGGCGCTTGGTAagcacaacaaaataaatattttttgcgATTTATCTCAACTTGTAACCAGAGAGCTTCATAACTGCGCTCAAGATCATATCGTCGGGAGAACTTAAGTCCATTCTGATTTAATAAATAGACAGCAACACCACCGCCCCTGTGGCAGTGAGAACGATCTAAGCGAAATATTTGATAGGCAGAGATGGCAACTTCGGAGTTCACAACGATGTCGTTTAGCCAGCCTTCAGATATTGCAATCAATAAAGGATGGTTTCCGGTGAAAATAAGGCGTAGTTCATCAATGTGATGAAGGAGACTTCTGCAATTAAAGTGGATTATCCAGGGCTTGTGCTGAGTAGCTTTAGTTAGTAAACTTTGATCTCGCATATGCGCTTCGTCCAGTGCCGGCGGGCATTTGTTGGAGGAAggcttcttcttgttgttgttaacGCTTACTTGAGCCGGTCCAGGATTAAGTTCTATATCATAAATAACCTTTATTATAGGATGTAAAGTTGCCACTGAGTTGCAGTAATAAGACACCCTGGCGCGAGAGCGAGATACATGTGATATCCATTTCGATGACCGCTTCAAACTCAAAGAGATGTTTACATCATAAACGCAGTCGTCACCTTGAGACACAATTTGCTTAGAATGGCGAGGATCCAAACAACGTTTCGAAAACAGTCTGCCTAGACAAGCACATTAACAGGAAAAGTAGAGCGGAAAAGAGGCTTGAATTTGTGGAGTGCAAGAACGGCCGTCCGGTCGCCATTGTACTACCATTAGCCCATTAATAATAACtgggaacatttttttttctaaaataaatgaaacgtattaatgtattttattcttgataTTTAAATCTCATGAAATTTCAATACTCGCAAACATCAATGGCGTAATCAAAAAAACAAGTTAATCTAATAAGTCTCAATAAATGGAAAATAGCTTCAAAACACCTGAAACACTGGAAATTACATGAATTCATACGGAAATTCTTCTTACATCTTTTTACAAtagttttagggttagggttatcaTAAAGCGGTCAAAAGAGTGTTGCTCGCTATGTCTACCTCCGTGTTCTGGGTCCTTTTTCTCCTCTCTGCGGCCCCTCTTCGGAGAGCACAACATGAAGATATGTGTCTAAGGCAATTTAGAATCTTCAGTTCGAGTTTTGAGCTCACCAGAAATGTATTGGTGCAAGAATTAGCGATATTTGGATCTCCTTCGACTTGTGGTCTTGGATGGCAGAGGAGCAAAATTTGCATCGTGTACAATAAGGCCTCATTAGCTGCACCCAGCGCATTGTTCATCGGGTCATGGATCGCGAATCATTGTGAAAGAGTAATCAGTATAGATCTACGCAAAGGCACACCTCGACTTGCATTCTTGAGACGCTCTGGTGTCAAGAGACAGAGACGTCTGTGCATTTACTATTTTAACACCACTGCTACATTCTGTCCACTGTTGCAAGGCGATTTAGTGTTTAAGCTAAACCCAGGACCTGCTCACACGTCATCACACCTCAATGGTCTGAAACAAAAGATCGAACGCCTTAGATCGACGCGAAACACTGGAAACCTAATAACACCGGATCGTGTTCGTTTGTATCCCAGTGATCAACAGTTGACCTTGTGTACTCTAAATGCGAGGTCGTTGAATAATAAATCAGCTGCTTTTTTGGACTTAGTGTGTGATGTAAGAGCGGATTTGTTCACCATATGTGAGACCTGGCTTAAAGATCATCACTCTGCAGTTTTGAACGAACTTACTCCCCCCGGATACAGAACACTTATACATTGTCCGCGACCAGGCCGCAGGGGCGGCGGCACTGCATTGTTAGTCAAAGAGGGGATCAATGTCAGCAACGTCGTTTGAGGTTTCTGAGTGACTGGTCAGTTTTGGTCCTACTCGTGTGCGCACTGTTGTTGTGTACAGACCGCCGTATTCAGAAGGCCATCCAATAACTTCTAGCGTCTTCTTTCACGAGTTTGCAGAATACCTCGAATCTGTCGTGATGTCCAGCGATAAGTTACTGATAACTGGTGATTTCAATTTCCATATGGATGTACCTACAGATCCTAATAATATACACTTCAGAGATCTTCTAGACGCGATGGGTCTTGTCCAACATGTGAAGCAACCTACCCATATACATGGCCACACCCTGGATCTCATTATTACACGTCAATCTGATGACTTTGTTGCTGAAGAGCCACTTTCTGAGAGATTTATCTCCGATCATGCTGCCGTGATATGCAGCTTAAGGACACGTATACCAGTCGTAGAACTGAAGCACGCTGAATATAGGAAGCTGAAGTCTATTGATTCTGAACTATTCACCGAGGACATTCGCAATTCTGTTGTGTATATAGATCCCCCTGACGACTTGGACAAACTAGTTAATTGCTACAACACGACGCTGTCATCACTCCTAAACAAGCATGCCCCGATACAGTCACGGAAAATAAGAAATAGGTCCAGGCCGCCTTGGTTTGATGATGAGATTATGCAGGCAAGGCGTGACAGGCGGAAAGCTGAGAAACGGTGGAGGAGAACTGGACTGGCCTCAGACCTTCTAGCGTTCAAATCTAAGAGAAATTATGTAATATATATTATGAACAATGCGAGAAGAACATATTATAGCCAATTTATTGAAGAAAACAGCTCAAATCAGTCTAAGCTATTTCGGGAGAGCAAGCGTCTATTGAATATTCAGGCTGATAAAACTCTCCCGCCTCACACGGATGCTGTTAAGCTCGCCAATGATATGGGGGACTACTTTGTTCGTAAGATTACTGCAATAAGATCCAAGCTGATGGCCAGCACTCAGGCCCCTCCCAGTGCTGTCCAAGAATCTGATTCTATTACCGTCTTGGAAAGGACTACGGACCTTTCTTTCTTTGAATTCGCGCCACTCACTGAGGAGGATGTAAAGAAATTAGCACTAGCCTGTAAGAAATCGTGTGACCTTGATCCACTTCCATCTTCTATACTGTCTATACATCTGGACCATCTACTCCCTGTCATcacaaagataattaatttaTCACTAAAGACTGGTCGGTTCGCTGatgagtggaaaaatgccttagtGCATCCATTGCTTAAGAAACCTGGACTAGAACTGGTAAACAAGAACTTCCGCCCAATAAGCAACCTACAGTTGATTTCTAAGCTTACTGAGAAAGCAGTTGCTTTCCAGTTGCAGACCCACATGTTGGAAAATGGCTTGTTCCCGGAAATGCAGAGTGCGTATCGTGAGCATCACTCTACTGAGACAGCGTTACTGAAAGTCAAGAATGATATTCTTATGAATATGGATACGGGTCATGTGACACTCCTAGTTCTTTTGGACCTTAGCGCCGCCTTTGACACCGTGGACCATGATATTCTTATTCATAGACTTCAGTCACGGCTCGGCCTACGTGGGTCAGCTCTTCAATGGTTTCTATCCTATTTGAACGGTCGATCGCAACAAGTTACAATTAATGGTGCTCTTTCCAAAAAGTTTGGCCTAGAATGTGGGGTGCCTCAGGGTTCATGCCTTGGTCCCCTACTTTTTACTATCTATGCTAGCAAACTTTTCAGTATAATTAAATCTCACCTGCCGTCTGCACATTCgtatgcagacgatactcaaTTATACTTGTCATTTCGCCCATTAGAGGATACGTGTGAAGCTGAGGCGCTAGTTGCTATGGAGAACTGCATCGCAGATGTTCGTTCATGGATGATTAATGATAAGTTGATGTTAAACGATGATAAGACTGAATTTCTGGTGATCGGAACGAGAAAGCAGCTATTGAAAGTGTCTGTCAGTAGTATTAGGGTT encodes:
- the LOC137995704 gene encoding uncharacterized protein; this encodes MRDQSLLTKATQHKPWIIHFNCRSLLHHIDELRLIFTGNHPLLIAISEGWLNDIVVNSEVAISAYQIFRLDRSHCHRGGGVAVYLLNQNGLKFSRRYDLERSYEALWLQVEINRKKYLFCCAYQAPDESLWIFGYLEDIFHKATRENFEVIILGDLNCDCLKSELKQTERMYEFLMANELTQMIAEPTRVTSTSSSLIDVLITSMPNSFERTRVLSTSFSDHLPIYGVLCGPSVKLVKHCYIETHSFSTQSMERFNADLELVPWHVVEIFSDIDDKYYVWHTLFLAIFNKHFPIRRKRIHQSTHPWLDNSILSTMRRHDQFYRKARKFNRPSDWSEYRRLRNVINSSLRKAKKSYFAEKLEESRPNPSEFWKTLKQDLPNKNVNCDIDRLIVDDKEVTGHKDLADAINSYFTSIASSLLANSNEIESEFAPDEAPLNIEPFLPYVM